In a single window of the Pseudohongiella acticola genome:
- a CDS encoding acetyl-CoA carboxylase carboxyltransferase subunit alpha: protein MNPNYLDFEQPIADLEVKINELRLVSDDNDLNISDEIQKLKEKNTKLTEKIYGNLSSWQISQVARHPLRPYTLDYIQHIFEDFDELHGDRLFADDLALIGGIARLDGKPVMVIGHQKGRGTKEKVRHNFGMPRPEGYRKARRLIQMAERFKLPVLSFIDTPGAYPGIDAEERGINEAIAENMAMMSRVKTPLIATVTGEANSGGAIAIGIADHLNMLQYSTYTVITPEGCATILWKSSEHAPDAAEAMGVTSTRLEELGIVDTTIAEPLGGAHRDVKAMAANMKTALIDQVERLQNMDVDDLVERRYKRLMSYGISS from the coding sequence ATGAACCCGAATTATCTGGATTTTGAACAACCCATTGCTGATCTTGAAGTCAAGATCAATGAACTGCGTCTTGTCAGTGATGACAACGATCTCAATATTAGTGATGAAATTCAAAAGCTTAAGGAAAAGAACACCAAGCTGACGGAAAAAATTTACGGAAACCTGAGCTCATGGCAGATTTCCCAGGTTGCGCGCCATCCGCTGCGACCTTATACCCTTGATTATATTCAGCATATTTTTGAAGATTTTGATGAATTGCACGGCGATCGTCTGTTTGCTGATGATCTGGCATTGATTGGCGGCATTGCGCGTCTGGACGGCAAACCGGTGATGGTGATCGGGCATCAGAAAGGCCGCGGCACCAAGGAAAAGGTGCGCCACAATTTTGGTATGCCACGACCGGAAGGCTACCGCAAGGCGCGTCGCCTGATTCAGATGGCGGAGCGTTTCAAACTGCCGGTATTGTCATTTATTGATACTCCCGGCGCCTATCCGGGCATTGATGCCGAAGAACGCGGTATCAATGAAGCCATTGCCGAAAACATGGCAATGATGTCACGGGTAAAAACGCCGTTAATCGCTACCGTCACCGGCGAAGCCAACTCCGGGGGTGCGATTGCCATTGGCATCGCCGACCACCTGAACATGTTGCAGTATTCCACCTACACGGTCATTACCCCGGAAGGTTGCGCCACAATTCTGTGGAAATCATCCGAGCATGCGCCCGATGCAGCTGAAGCCATGGGGGTGACTTCAACCCGACTGGAAGAGTTGGGCATCGTCGACACCACCATTGCTGAGCCACTGGGTGGCGCGCACCGCGACGTCAAGGCGATGGCAGCAAACATGAAAACGGCGTTGATTGATCAGGTCGAGCGACTGCAGAATATGGACGTTGACGACCTGGTGGAGCGACGCTACAAACGTCTGATGAGTTATGGCATCAGTAGCTGA
- a CDS encoding CTP synthase has translation MTRYIFITGGVVSSLGKGITSASLAAILEARGLKVTMLKLDPYINVDPGTMSPFQHGEVFVTEDGAETDLDLGHYERFIRTTMSARNNFTTGRVYEEVIRRERRGDYLGATIQVIPHITDEIKRRVVDGAAGADVALVEIGGTVGDIESQPFLEAVRQMRVELGSSQALFMHLTLVPYIATAGETKTKPTQHSVKELRSIGIQPDVLICRSEQEIAESARRKIALFTNVDLPAVVSLPDTNTIYRVPSMLRAAHLDEIIVSKFGLECPAADLTEWDRVVDAKLNPEREVNIAIVGKYMELLEAYKSLIEAISHAGIQTRTRVNIKYIDSSDIKVHGTELLEGIHAILVPGGFGLRGVEGKISTVQYARENKIPYLGICLGMQVAVIEYARNKAGLPDAHSTEFKADSKDPVVALISEWVTAEGGVELRDENSDLGGTMRLGGQQCRLEPTSLTHQCYGKDVIVERHRHRFEVNNNYVEALKAAGLIIAGRSMDGELVEVIEAPDHPWFVACQFHPEFTSTPRDGHPLFTGFVNAALAHQAAAAK, from the coding sequence ATGACGCGATATATTTTCATTACCGGTGGGGTGGTATCCTCACTCGGCAAAGGCATCACTTCAGCATCTCTGGCGGCGATTCTCGAAGCCCGCGGACTCAAAGTAACCATGCTCAAACTGGACCCGTATATCAACGTGGATCCCGGTACCATGAGCCCGTTTCAGCACGGCGAAGTGTTTGTCACGGAAGATGGCGCAGAAACCGATCTGGATCTGGGTCACTATGAGCGATTTATTCGCACCACCATGAGTGCGCGCAACAATTTCACCACCGGCCGTGTTTACGAAGAAGTCATTCGACGTGAGCGCCGTGGTGACTATCTTGGCGCCACCATTCAGGTGATTCCGCATATTACCGATGAAATCAAACGCCGCGTGGTTGATGGCGCCGCCGGCGCCGATGTAGCGCTGGTCGAGATTGGCGGTACCGTGGGTGACATTGAGTCGCAGCCCTTCCTGGAAGCCGTGCGTCAGATGCGGGTGGAACTGGGGTCATCGCAGGCGCTGTTCATGCACCTGACGCTGGTGCCCTATATTGCTACTGCTGGCGAAACCAAAACCAAACCGACACAGCACTCGGTGAAAGAATTGCGCTCTATTGGTATTCAGCCGGATGTGCTGATCTGCCGATCGGAGCAGGAAATTGCCGAGTCGGCACGCCGCAAGATTGCCCTGTTCACCAACGTGGACCTGCCGGCGGTGGTGTCTCTGCCTGACACCAATACTATTTATCGTGTGCCTTCCATGTTGCGTGCAGCGCATCTGGACGAAATCATCGTCAGCAAATTTGGCCTGGAATGCCCGGCCGCGGATCTCACCGAGTGGGACCGTGTGGTGGATGCCAAGCTCAACCCTGAACGAGAAGTCAATATCGCCATTGTTGGCAAATACATGGAGTTGCTGGAAGCCTACAAGTCGCTGATTGAAGCGATCAGTCATGCCGGCATACAGACCCGTACCCGGGTCAACATCAAGTACATCGATTCCAGTGATATCAAAGTGCATGGCACCGAGTTGCTGGAAGGTATTCATGCCATTCTGGTACCTGGCGGTTTTGGTCTACGCGGCGTTGAAGGCAAGATCAGCACGGTGCAGTATGCACGTGAAAACAAGATTCCTTACCTGGGCATCTGTCTGGGTATGCAGGTGGCGGTGATTGAATACGCGCGCAATAAAGCAGGGCTGCCCGATGCACACAGCACCGAATTCAAAGCCGACAGCAAGGACCCTGTGGTTGCCCTGATCAGCGAGTGGGTAACAGCAGAGGGCGGCGTTGAGCTGCGCGACGAAAACTCTGACCTTGGCGGCACCATGCGCCTGGGCGGCCAGCAATGTCGACTGGAGCCAACATCACTGACCCATCAATGTTATGGCAAGGATGTTATTGTGGAGCGTCACCGGCACCGTTTCGAGGTCAACAACAACTACGTTGAGGCGCTGAAGGCGGCGGGTCTGATCATTGCCGGACGCTCCATGGATGGCGAACTGGTTGAAGTGATTGAGGCGCCCGACCACCCCTGGTTTGTGGCCTGCCAGTTCCATCCTGAATTTACCTCCACACCGCGCGATGGACATCCGCTGTTTACCGGCTTTGTTAACGCGGCATTGGCGCATCAGGCAGCGGCGGCTAAATGA
- the eno gene encoding phosphopyruvate hydratase produces the protein MAIIKDICAREVLDSRGNPTVEADVTLDNGIMGSACAPSGASTGSREALELRDKDPSRYLGKGVLTAVSHINQDIRDLLIGHDAADQATIDKMMIDLDGTPNKAKLGANAILAVSLAAAKAAAQANKQPLYAWIAGLNGTQDSMTLPVPMMNIINGGEHADNNVDIQEFMVQPVGAPTFAEALRYGAEIFHSLKSVLRKQGLNTAVGDEGGFAPNLPSNAAALDAIMTAVESTGLKMGADIRLALDCASSEFYKDGKYNLKGENAVYDAAQFTDYLAKLSVDYNILSIEDGMDESDWDGWARLTRKIGNKVQLVGDDLFVTNTEILARGIEESIANSILIKFNQIGTLSETLAAIRMARKAGYTAVISHRSGETEDTTIADLAVATGAGQIKTGSLCRSDRVAKYNRLLRIEQELGSKAVYRGIEEFTHVN, from the coding sequence ATGGCTATCATCAAAGACATTTGCGCGCGCGAAGTACTGGATTCACGCGGTAACCCCACCGTTGAGGCAGACGTGACGCTGGACAATGGCATCATGGGCAGCGCCTGCGCTCCGTCAGGAGCCTCCACCGGTTCACGTGAAGCGCTGGAACTGCGTGACAAAGATCCTTCGCGCTACCTGGGTAAAGGTGTGCTGACTGCGGTGTCGCATATCAATCAGGATATCCGTGACCTGCTGATCGGCCATGATGCGGCAGACCAGGCTACGATCGACAAAATGATGATCGACCTGGATGGCACGCCCAACAAGGCCAAACTCGGCGCCAATGCCATTCTGGCGGTATCACTGGCAGCCGCCAAGGCGGCAGCGCAGGCCAACAAACAGCCTCTGTATGCCTGGATTGCCGGGCTCAATGGCACGCAGGACAGCATGACATTGCCAGTGCCCATGATGAACATCATCAATGGCGGCGAGCATGCTGACAACAACGTTGATATTCAGGAATTCATGGTGCAGCCAGTGGGTGCGCCCACGTTTGCTGAGGCCTTGCGTTACGGTGCCGAGATTTTCCACAGCCTCAAGTCTGTGCTCAGAAAGCAGGGGCTGAACACGGCGGTGGGTGATGAGGGCGGTTTTGCGCCCAACCTGCCGTCCAATGCGGCAGCACTGGATGCAATCATGACCGCTGTAGAGAGCACCGGCTTGAAGATGGGCGCTGATATCCGCCTGGCGCTGGACTGTGCATCTTCCGAGTTCTACAAAGATGGCAAGTACAACCTGAAAGGTGAAAATGCGGTTTATGATGCGGCACAGTTCACCGATTACCTGGCCAAACTGTCGGTTGATTACAACATTCTGTCCATTGAAGACGGCATGGATGAAAGTGACTGGGATGGCTGGGCGCGCCTGACACGAAAAATTGGCAACAAAGTGCAACTGGTGGGTGATGATCTGTTTGTCACCAACACCGAAATTCTGGCGCGTGGTATCGAAGAAAGCATTGCCAATTCAATTTTGATCAAGTTCAATCAGATCGGTACACTGAGCGAAACGCTGGCTGCCATTCGCATGGCGCGCAAAGCAGGTTACACGGCTGTTATTTCGCATCGTTCAGGTGAAACAGAAGACACCACGATTGCTGACCTGGCGGTGGCAACCGGCGCCGGGCAGATCAAGACCGGTTCCCTGTGTCGCTCTGACCGGGTTGCCAAGTACAACCGACTGCTGCGTATTGAGCAGGAGCTGGGCAGCAAAGCGGTTTATCGTGGCATCGAAGAGTTCACTCACGTCAACTGA
- the ftsB gene encoding cell division protein FtsB, translated as MKALVAALVLVLLVLQWRLWVGDGGVAELHQLENQLTVQQQENEALRLRNQMLENEVLDLKNGLEAVEERARSDLGMTRKDETFYMIIE; from the coding sequence ATGAAAGCATTGGTGGCAGCGCTGGTTCTGGTTCTACTGGTCTTGCAATGGCGATTGTGGGTCGGTGACGGCGGCGTTGCCGAACTGCATCAGCTGGAGAATCAGCTGACAGTTCAGCAGCAGGAGAACGAAGCGCTGCGCTTGCGTAACCAGATGCTGGAAAATGAAGTGCTTGACCTGAAAAATGGTCTTGAGGCTGTGGAAGAGCGCGCGCGTTCCGATCTGGGTATGACGCGCAAAGATGAAACTTTTTATATGATAATCGAATAG
- the tilS gene encoding tRNA lysidine(34) synthetase TilS — MGSQPTEPDYSRTQMNLLATDRQDLEQVLASSLLRLRQQYPACQRLVLGVSGGLDSMVLLHACHRLLAQADQGQSQKQGQPTWPFAGLRVVHVNHGISTHAADWQAHCLAVCGELDIAFVAHQVRVTRVAGQGLEADARAARYAVFEQELAADEALLLAHHQDDQLETVMLRLLRAAGPRGLAGMPESRPLGVGMLWRPLLALPREQLESWAARHTVRWVEDDSNNDDRLSRNYLRQHIMPSLASHWPGWRQSVTRTAELGADADEILTEVAERWLAILSPDSDRLNCASLLNLSAALQRLVIRHWLLRETGQTPGWRLVQRVQVELLGAGENAQPEVNWQHWQLRRFADQLHVLEALEPVPPTPPEGYAWRPQGDGRLVARVLPGNGILRLYQASAGSAGDQAMRFPDGECVIRYRQGGEQCALPGRPRRALKKILQESAIPPWVRERTPLVYIDNKLAWIVGVGVCEGFQAVDEGAGWAVRWQMPSRQDHI; from the coding sequence ATGGGCAGCCAACCGACTGAACCCGACTATTCCCGCACGCAAATGAACTTGCTGGCAACTGATCGCCAGGACCTTGAACAGGTCCTGGCGAGTTCGCTATTGCGTTTGCGGCAGCAGTATCCAGCCTGTCAGCGGCTGGTTCTGGGTGTCAGCGGGGGCCTGGATTCCATGGTGCTGCTGCATGCATGTCATCGTTTACTGGCGCAGGCGGATCAAGGACAGAGTCAAAAGCAGGGCCAGCCAACATGGCCCTTTGCCGGGCTGCGGGTGGTACATGTCAATCACGGCATCAGTACTCATGCCGCGGACTGGCAGGCGCATTGCCTGGCCGTATGCGGCGAGCTTGATATTGCCTTTGTCGCGCATCAGGTCAGGGTCACGCGGGTGGCGGGGCAGGGCCTGGAGGCAGACGCCAGGGCGGCACGTTATGCGGTGTTTGAGCAGGAGCTGGCGGCTGACGAAGCGCTGCTGCTGGCCCATCACCAGGATGATCAGCTGGAAACCGTGATGCTGCGCCTGTTGCGCGCGGCCGGTCCGCGTGGTCTGGCAGGCATGCCGGAGAGCCGCCCACTGGGCGTCGGCATGCTGTGGCGACCGCTGCTGGCGTTGCCCCGCGAGCAACTGGAAAGCTGGGCGGCCCGTCATACGGTACGCTGGGTGGAAGATGACAGTAACAACGATGACCGTCTGAGCCGGAATTATTTGCGACAGCACATCATGCCGTCGCTGGCGTCGCACTGGCCAGGTTGGCGGCAAAGCGTAACACGCACGGCAGAGCTGGGTGCCGATGCCGACGAGATACTGACAGAAGTGGCGGAAAGGTGGTTGGCGATCCTGTCGCCGGACAGCGACCGGCTCAATTGTGCCAGTCTGCTGAATCTGTCGGCGGCCCTGCAACGGCTGGTGATTCGTCACTGGCTGCTGCGCGAGACCGGGCAGACTCCGGGTTGGCGTCTGGTACAGCGCGTACAGGTTGAATTACTGGGTGCTGGCGAAAACGCGCAGCCAGAGGTCAACTGGCAGCACTGGCAATTGCGGCGATTTGCCGATCAGTTGCATGTGCTGGAGGCGCTGGAGCCAGTGCCTCCCACGCCCCCCGAGGGGTATGCCTGGCGGCCGCAGGGTGATGGCCGCTTAGTTGCCCGGGTGTTGCCCGGCAACGGCATACTGCGCCTGTATCAGGCGTCGGCTGGCAGTGCCGGTGATCAGGCCATGCGCTTTCCCGACGGCGAGTGTGTGATCCGTTATCGTCAGGGTGGCGAGCAGTGCGCCTTGCCGGGTCGGCCCCGGCGAGCGCTGAAAAAGATTTTGCAGGAGTCGGCTATTCCTCCCTGGGTGAGAGAGCGGACGCCATTGGTGTATATCGATAATAAGCTGGCCTGGATAGTCGGGGTCGGTGTGTGTGAAGGTTTTCAGGCTGTTGATGAAGGTGCGGGCTGGGCAGTACGCTGGCAAATGCCTTCACGACAGGATCATATTTAG
- the dnaE gene encoding DNA polymerase III subunit alpha — MPRPVPTNFVHLRVHTEYSVVDGLVRVKPLIEATARMGMPAVAVTDHANLFAMIKFYTAAMAQGVKPVCGCDVLLENAERPDKPFPLVLLVLNLQGYRNLTRLISLSYTEKQGHGEPLLRRDWLNANAEGLIALSGGMTGEVGRSLMESDRATSRAMLDDYMQLFPGRFYLELQRCGRAGEEAYLQAAVELAAESGCPVVATNDVRFISSDDFEAHEVRVCIHERRTLDDPRRPRHYSEQQYLRSPEEMISLFEDLPEAIENTVQIARRCTLELELGKPYLPNYPVPEGLTMDAYFRQLSLEGLDHHLPRLFREIRGKQAPEDEFEAFCQPYYKRLDFELDVIIQMGFPGYFLIVMEFIQWAKNNDIPVGPGRGSGAGSIVAFALGITDLDPLRYDLLFERFLNPERVSMPDFDVDFCMEGRDRVIAHVAELYGKEAVSQIITFGTMAAKAVVRDVARVQGKSYGLADKLSKLIPFEPGMTLTKAMEMEPQLPEFIDGDEDAQEIMEMAFKLEGITRNVGKHAGGVVIAPTRLTDFSPLYCDENGDSLVTQFDKNDVETAGLVKFDFLGLRTLTIIDWAVKMINAQEAAHEENKLDIRDIPLDDVRVYELLQRAETTAVFQLESRGMKELIRKLLPSCFEDIVALVALFRPGPLQSGMVDDFINRKHGRADSSYPHPDLEPVLKNTYGIILYQEQVMQIAQVLANFTLGNADMLRRAMGKKKQEEMDKQRSFFLAGADERGIDADLAGSIFDLMEKFAGYGFNKSHSAAYALVSYQTAWLKKHYPAYFMAAVLSADMQNTDKVVTLIEECREMKLPLVVPDVNVGAYNFTVNKQGEIVYGLGAIKGLGEGPINAIIAARKEGGTFKSLLDFCLRVDLRTVNKRALEAMIRAGALDHLVDADTDHTRAQLMAALPDTVQAAEQSSRNQAAGVLDMFGDIAPVPEPEVSTGVANVRPWTQQKRLQAERDTLGLYLSGHPVDEYLPELKQLTRDRLANLRPERESQWVAGLLVSTRTMRSKRGDNIAFITLDDRSGRLEISLFAKEYEQFRELLQKDAILVIDCQVSMDDFKGAMRGRAREVLNLTQARQRFAKAIELAVHAESLTPDFTSRLAGVLQPYRQAPAANAGAENTNGNAADEYPAPPNAEFIPDQTPVSCPVRIHYRRPEITGCLLLGENWQVLPDQNLIQELHLLCGANAVSIAYR; from the coding sequence ATGCCCCGTCCGGTCCCGACGAACTTTGTGCATTTGCGCGTTCACACCGAATATTCTGTCGTCGATGGGCTGGTGCGGGTGAAACCGCTGATTGAGGCGACTGCCCGCATGGGAATGCCTGCGGTGGCCGTCACCGACCACGCCAACCTGTTTGCCATGATCAAGTTCTATACAGCCGCCATGGCACAGGGTGTCAAACCGGTGTGCGGCTGCGACGTGTTGCTGGAGAATGCCGAACGCCCCGACAAACCTTTCCCGTTGGTGCTGCTGGTGCTTAATTTGCAGGGTTACCGGAATCTGACCCGTCTGATCTCTTTGTCCTACACCGAAAAGCAGGGCCACGGTGAACCTCTGTTGCGGCGTGACTGGCTGAATGCCAACGCGGAAGGCCTGATTGCCCTGTCCGGCGGCATGACCGGTGAGGTCGGCCGCAGCCTGATGGAAAGCGATCGAGCCACCAGTCGAGCCATGTTGGACGATTACATGCAGCTGTTCCCGGGGCGCTTCTATCTGGAGCTGCAGCGCTGTGGCCGTGCCGGTGAAGAAGCCTACCTGCAGGCCGCGGTGGAATTGGCGGCGGAGTCCGGTTGTCCGGTAGTGGCGACCAACGACGTGCGTTTTATCAGCAGTGATGATTTTGAGGCGCATGAAGTGCGGGTCTGCATCCACGAGCGCCGCACGCTGGATGATCCGCGTCGGCCGCGCCACTATTCCGAGCAGCAGTACCTGCGCAGCCCGGAAGAGATGATCAGCCTGTTTGAAGACCTGCCCGAGGCAATCGAAAACACGGTGCAGATTGCGCGCCGCTGTACGCTGGAACTGGAGCTGGGCAAACCCTATCTGCCCAATTACCCGGTGCCCGAAGGCCTGACCATGGATGCGTATTTCCGTCAGCTCAGTCTTGAGGGGCTGGATCATCACCTGCCCAGACTGTTCCGGGAGATCCGGGGCAAACAGGCACCTGAGGACGAGTTTGAAGCGTTCTGCCAGCCGTACTACAAGCGGCTGGATTTTGAGCTCGACGTCATCATCCAGATGGGATTCCCGGGCTACTTCCTGATCGTGATGGAATTCATCCAATGGGCCAAAAACAATGATATCCCGGTTGGCCCTGGTCGTGGTTCGGGTGCCGGTTCCATTGTCGCCTTTGCACTGGGCATTACCGACCTGGATCCGCTGCGTTACGACCTGCTGTTCGAACGCTTCCTGAATCCGGAGCGGGTATCGATGCCTGACTTCGATGTCGACTTCTGCATGGAAGGGCGCGACCGGGTCATTGCTCACGTGGCCGAGCTGTATGGCAAGGAAGCGGTCTCGCAGATCATCACCTTCGGCACCATGGCAGCAAAAGCCGTTGTGCGTGACGTGGCACGGGTGCAGGGGAAGTCCTATGGCCTGGCTGATAAACTTTCCAAACTGATACCGTTCGAACCCGGCATGACCCTGACCAAAGCCATGGAGATGGAACCACAGTTGCCGGAGTTTATTGACGGCGACGAGGACGCGCAGGAAATCATGGAAATGGCCTTCAAACTCGAAGGCATTACCCGTAACGTGGGTAAACATGCGGGTGGCGTGGTGATTGCGCCCACGCGCCTGACCGATTTCTCGCCGCTATACTGTGATGAAAACGGCGACAGTCTGGTAACGCAGTTTGACAAGAACGATGTTGAAACCGCGGGCCTGGTCAAGTTCGACTTCCTGGGTCTGCGGACACTGACCATTATTGACTGGGCTGTCAAAATGATCAATGCGCAGGAAGCTGCACACGAGGAGAATAAACTCGATATTCGCGATATACCGCTGGATGATGTGCGGGTTTATGAGTTGTTGCAGCGCGCCGAAACCACCGCCGTTTTCCAGCTTGAATCACGCGGCATGAAAGAATTGATTCGCAAGCTGTTGCCCAGTTGTTTTGAAGACATCGTGGCACTGGTGGCGTTGTTCCGGCCCGGTCCGCTGCAGTCGGGCATGGTGGACGACTTTATCAACCGTAAACATGGCCGAGCCGACAGCAGTTATCCGCATCCGGATCTCGAGCCCGTGCTAAAGAACACCTACGGCATCATCCTGTATCAGGAGCAGGTGATGCAGATTGCCCAGGTGCTGGCAAACTTTACGCTGGGTAACGCCGACATGCTGCGCCGCGCCATGGGGAAAAAGAAACAGGAAGAAATGGACAAGCAGCGCAGCTTCTTCCTGGCCGGTGCCGACGAGCGCGGCATTGACGCCGACCTGGCGGGTTCGATTTTTGACCTGATGGAAAAATTCGCCGGTTATGGTTTCAATAAATCTCACTCGGCAGCTTACGCCCTGGTGTCATATCAGACCGCGTGGCTGAAGAAGCATTATCCCGCATATTTTATGGCGGCGGTGTTGTCGGCGGATATGCAGAATACGGACAAAGTGGTGACACTGATCGAAGAGTGTCGTGAAATGAAGCTGCCGCTGGTGGTGCCGGATGTGAATGTGGGCGCCTACAATTTCACGGTCAATAAGCAGGGCGAGATTGTTTACGGTCTGGGCGCGATCAAGGGACTGGGCGAAGGACCGATCAATGCCATCATTGCTGCGCGCAAAGAGGGCGGCACATTTAAATCGCTGCTGGATTTCTGTTTACGGGTGGATCTGCGCACGGTCAACAAACGTGCGTTGGAAGCGATGATTCGGGCCGGCGCGCTGGACCATCTGGTCGATGCCGACACCGATCATACCCGTGCCCAGTTGATGGCTGCATTGCCGGATACCGTGCAGGCGGCCGAACAGAGCAGCCGCAATCAGGCGGCCGGGGTGCTGGACATGTTCGGTGATATTGCACCGGTGCCGGAACCGGAAGTGAGTACCGGGGTTGCCAATGTCAGGCCGTGGACGCAGCAAAAACGTCTGCAGGCTGAACGTGACACCCTGGGCCTGTACCTCAGTGGGCATCCGGTCGATGAATACCTGCCGGAGTTAAAACAGTTGACGCGTGACCGGCTGGCCAATCTACGGCCCGAACGCGAAAGTCAGTGGGTGGCCGGGCTACTGGTCAGCACCCGGACCATGCGCAGCAAACGCGGCGACAATATTGCGTTTATTACGCTGGATGATCGCAGCGGCCGTCTGGAAATATCCCTGTTTGCCAAAGAGTATGAGCAGTTCCGGGAGCTGTTGCAGAAAGACGCCATTCTGGTGATTGACTGTCAGGTGTCGATGGACGATTTCAAGGGGGCGATGCGCGGGCGCGCGCGCGAAGTGCTGAACCTGACCCAGGCCCGGCAGCGCTTTGCCAAGGCCATTGAGCTGGCGGTGCACGCTGAATCCCTGACGCCCGATTTTACGTCTCGTCTGGCGGGCGTATTACAGCCGTACCGACAGGCACCGGCTGCCAATGCAGGTGCTGAAAACACGAATGGCAATGCTGCCGACGAGTATCCGGCACCGCCCAATGCCGAGTTTATCCCGGACCAGACACCGGTCAGCTGCCCGGTACGCATCCACTATCGACGCCCGGAAATTACCGGTTGTCTGCTACTGGGGGAGAACTGGCAGGTATTGCCGGATCAGAACCTGATTCAGGAGCTGCATCTGCTGTGTGGCGCAAACGCTGTCAGCATTGCTTACCGCTGA
- the kdsA gene encoding 3-deoxy-8-phosphooctulonate synthase, translating to MSAIQLQLNEHVRFGNDLPFVLIGGMNVLESAELAMQIAEHYVDVCGRLGIPYVFKASFDKANRSSINSYRGPGLENGLMILQAIKSRFNVPVLTDVHEPAQAEAVAQVADILQLPAFLSRQTDLVTAMARTGAFINIKKAQFLAPEEMRHILRKFEEAGNDKLMLCERGSSFGYNNLVVDMLGFSVMKKFRYPVMFDVTHSLQKPGGLAASADGRRADVTTLARAGMSQGLAALFLEAHPTPDKALCDGPCALPLDKLEPFLAQMKQVDDLVKQFPPIDTD from the coding sequence ATGAGTGCTATCCAGTTACAGCTCAATGAGCATGTGCGCTTTGGCAACGATCTGCCGTTTGTCCTGATTGGCGGCATGAACGTGCTGGAGTCGGCCGAGCTGGCCATGCAGATTGCCGAACACTATGTTGATGTCTGTGGTCGGCTGGGTATTCCCTACGTGTTCAAGGCGTCTTTTGACAAAGCTAACCGCTCCTCGATCAACTCCTATCGCGGACCCGGGCTGGAAAACGGCCTGATGATTCTGCAGGCCATCAAATCACGGTTTAACGTGCCGGTGCTCACAGATGTGCATGAACCGGCCCAGGCGGAAGCGGTTGCGCAGGTGGCAGACATTCTGCAATTGCCGGCGTTTCTGTCACGGCAGACAGACCTGGTAACGGCGATGGCGCGCACCGGTGCCTTCATCAACATCAAAAAAGCACAGTTTCTGGCCCCTGAGGAAATGCGACATATTCTGCGCAAATTCGAAGAGGCCGGTAATGACAAACTGATGCTGTGCGAACGTGGCTCCAGTTTTGGTTACAACAACCTGGTGGTGGATATGCTGGGGTTCTCGGTCATGAAAAAATTCCGGTATCCGGTGATGTTTGATGTCACCCATTCTCTGCAGAAGCCTGGTGGCCTGGCCGCCAGCGCCGATGGGCGACGTGCCGATGTCACCACGCTGGCGCGGGCGGGCATGAGTCAGGGGCTGGCAGCGCTGTTTCTGGAGGCACATCCGACACCCGACAAGGCGTTGTGTGATGGCCCCTGCGCTTTGCCGCTGGACAAGCTTGAGCCGTTTTTGGCCCAGATGAAACAGGTCGATGACCTGGTAAAACAGTTTCCGCCTATTGATACCGACTGA